AATGCAGCTGCTTTGCTAGAAGAATCACTTTTAAAGCAGAAGAACCAAGCTTCTTTGTTGCCTAATGCGATATTTAAAGCTATATGGAAGCCTCTGGCTGTAAATGCAACTTTTGCAGGTATTCATTTTTTTGAATCTGGGTTGCTTTTCTGTGTTCTTAATTTTCGGTTCAGCATGTTTTTGTTTGGGTTTTGTATGATATTAATATGATTAGTTTTTGTCATATTCAGGAGTAAATACAATTGCTTCGTATGTTGGTCCCTTCTTGATCACAAATTTTGTGAATTTCTTATCAAACAAAGATGATAATTCAAGCAGTTACCATGGATTAGTTCTTGCATTCATCTTTTTATCTGCAAAGACGGTAGAGTCTTTGTCACAAAGACAGTGGTACTTTGGTGCACAACGAATTGGAATTCGGGTCCGGGCTGCTCTTACTGTACTAATATACAAGAAGTCTTTGTTAATTAAGTATAGCGGTACTAGTACTGGAAAAATCACAAACTGTGTCAATGTAGATGTTGACAGGATTGGTGATTTTTGCTGGTATGTTCATGGGATTTGGCTACTCCCGGTGCAGGTAGCTTTGGCGTTAGTCATCTTGTACAGGAATCTCGGTGCTGCTCCTTCATTTGCTGCTCTTTTTGCAACAATTTTGGTGATGGTTAGCAATACTCCACTAGCTAATATGCAAGAAAGTCTCCATAGCAAGATAATGGAATCGAAAGACTCAAGAATTAAAGCTACATCGGAGACTCTAAAGAGCATGAGAGTCTTGAAGTTGCATTCATGGGAGCCGACTTTTTTAAAGAAGATCCTTCAGCTTAGAGAAACTGAGAGGGGTTGGCTAAAAAAGTATCTTTACACGTGCTCAGCAGTGGCTTTTCTGTTCTGGGCCTCACCAACTTTGGTTTCTGTTGTCACCTTTGGTGTTTGTATTGTTCTGAAAACCCCTCTGAGTTCAGGCACCGTTTTGTCAGCTCTAGCCACTTTTAGGATTTTGCAAGAGCCAATATATAATTTGCCTGAGTTGATCTCAATGGTTGCCCAAACAAAGGTTTCAGTTGATCGAATCCATGACATTATTTGTGAGCAGGAAAATTTGCTCTCGGCAAAACAACTTCCATCTGAAGATTCCAATATTGCGGTAGAGCTTGAACAGGGTGAATATTCATGGGCTGAAAATAACCAGTACTTTGAAAGTTTCAAAGTGAAGATTTCTGACAAAATTAGAATCAGGAAAGGTTACAAGGTAGCTATCTGTGGTTCTGTTGGATCTGGGAAGTCAAGTTTACTTTGCAGTATACTTGGAGAGATTCCCAAAATTTCTGGCAATAATATCAAGGTTTATGGCTCCAGAGCATTTGTTCCACAAAGTGCTTGGATACAGACAGGCACCATACGAGAGAACATCCTTTTTGGCAAAGAATTGAATATGACATTGTATGAGAATGTTGTGGAAGGATGTGCTCTAACTCGCGATATAGAGATGTGGGCTGATGGAGATCTAAGTGTGGTGGGAGAGAGGGGCATGAACTTGAGTGGCGGACAAAAGCAGAGGATTCAGTTGGCAAGAGCAATCTACAACGAATCAGATGTTTATTTCCTAGATGACCCTTTTAGTGCTGTGGATGCACATACTGGAGCTCATATGTTCAAGGCAAGCCAGCCAAACTTGATGTTTTCACCTTTAAGATTCTgaagtttattttttttcctaaatatttataatttttctttggATTTTTTTGCAGAAATGTATGATGGAGTTGCTAAGTACGAAGACAGTTATATATGTAACACATCAGTTGGAATTTCTTGAAGCTTCAGACCTTGTATTGGTAAGTTGTTCActctataaaaaattattaggaGCTGATATTTTTCTGTCTTCTTACCTTGAAATGCAATATTCTCATAGGTAATGAAGAATGGTAGAATTGTTCAGTCTGGAAAATATAGAGATTTAATTGCAGAAACTACTGGTGAACTTGTGACCCAAATGGACGCCCATAGCAAATCTCTAAATCAAGTTAAACCACCCAAAAAGTTCTACAAAAGCTTTTCATCAAAGGGATTTGTTCAAGAAAATCAAACTGAAGATGAAGTCATTGAGGAAGTCCATAATATTTGTCACAGGGATGTTAGTCAAGAAAAATCTCAGCAAGAAGAGACGGAAACTGGAAGAGTGAAGTGGCATGTGTATTCAACCTTTGCTACCTGTGCTTATAAAGGGGCACTGGTTCCATTAATCCTTTTGTGCCAAGTTCTTTTCCAGGCATTACAGATGGCCAGCAACTACTGGATTGCTTGGGGAACTGAAGAAGAAGACAGGGTAAGCAAAGACAAGTTGATTGGTATATTTGCACTGATGTCTGGGGGAAGTTCTATCTTTATACTAGGGAGAGCTGTTCTGTTGTCCACTATTGCCATTGAAACAGCTCAGCGCCTTTTCGAGGGAATGATTACCTCAGTTTTCCGGGCTCCTTTATCATTCTTCGACTCTACACCTTCAAGCAGAATCCTGAATCGGGTTAGTAACGCTTTTATTACTTCCATACCGTTGTTTGCTTAGTGTTTTTGTTTCAGTCGAAGAATCTGGACAAaatgttttattaattttttattttttttttgcttacaTGCAGTCTTCTACAGACCAAAGCATTGTTGATACAGACATACCTTACAGATTAGCTGGATTAGCTTTTGCATTGATTCAATTATTAAGCATTGTTGTCCTTATGTCAAATGTTGCTTGGCAAATTTCTATCCTGTTCCTAGTCGTCCTTGCCATCTCCGTATGGTATCAGGTAATGGTACTGAGCATTATTACAAagactaaaatataaaaacaaaactctGAACCTCGAAGTTGAACTATACAGGCTTACTATATTACCACTGCCAGAGAACTTGCCAGGATGGTTGGGATAAGAAAGGCTCCAATTCTGCATCACTTCTCGGAGTCCATTAGTGGCGCATCAACAATTCGTTGCTTCAATCAAGAGGATCGCTTTCTCAATAGAAATATAAGTTTAATCAACGATTATTCTAGAGTTGCTTTCCACAACTCCAGTACAATGGAGTGGCTATGTGTTCGAATTAACTTCCTTTTTAACCTTGTCTTCTTCCTCCTTTTGGTCATACTGGTGAACTTACCGAGATCAGCCATTGATCCTAGTAAGTTCTTTGATTTCCCTCTCCTTGGAACTCAACAAGTTTACAAATGAACGACTGCTTTCCAATTGCTTTCTTACTGCATCATCATGTCAAATTGCTATTAGAGatatataaataagttatgtaTTTTCACCACAGTTAGCGATTCTCGCAAGTGTTTTTTAGTTACATGTAAACATGTGTTAAAATAGAAAGAGTGTCAAATAAGAGGATTAAATTAACTGATTTGGTGCTTGATATGACAACAGGCCTGGCAGGACTGGCAGCTACTTATGGCCTGAACTTAAATGTACTCCAAGCTTGGGTTATATGGAACCTCTGCAATGTCGAGAACAAGATGATATCAGTGGAAAGAATTCTTCAGTACACAAAAGTACCCAGTGAAGCCCCATTAGTCATCGAAAGTTCAAGGCCAGAACCAAACTGGCCAGCCAATGGGAAGATAGAACTTCAAAATCTTCATGTTCAGTACACCCCTTCTCTCCCAAGAGTTCTTAAAGGAATCACCTGCACTTTCCATGGCCAAAAGAAAATTGGAGTTGTGGGCAGAACAGGGAGTGGGAAGTCCACTCTGATCCAAGCTCTCTTCAGGGTGGTTGAACCCACTGAAGGCCAGATTTTGATCGATGGGGTTAACATATCCAGTATGGGCTTGCAGGATTTAAGGTCTAGGTTGAGTATTATCCCACAAGATCCAACATTGTTTCAAGGAACGATGAGGTCTAATCTTGATCCCTTACAGCAGCATTCAGATCACGAAATTTGGGAGGTAACTGCAAAACTTCG
This genomic window from Daucus carota subsp. sativus chromosome 7, DH1 v3.0, whole genome shotgun sequence contains:
- the LOC108196179 gene encoding putative ABC transporter C family member 15 — protein: MVSMDVTLKVVFNVGFFLLLLTWVLVELWKNRTRGESLPERVYFKGGYKVFTKITIGFNVLIMVLNVGLCVYNVWNLKILSLESLTSVVIWALSSFVSFCAAKIPNTRWPLVLLMWWQAYGVIDMLMVYLYFASYFDTIESDSFVLKPSFVDVASFPLLVFLCYNGTDFRFKSASELGEPLLPKADVSEANATDDAFSKAGIWSKLTFRWLNPLFKKGRVKKIELSDIPSIPQSEAADNAAALLEESLLKQKNQASLLPNAIFKAIWKPLAVNATFAGVNTIASYVGPFLITNFVNFLSNKDDNSSSYHGLVLAFIFLSAKTVESLSQRQWYFGAQRIGIRVRAALTVLIYKKSLLIKYSGTSTGKITNCVNVDVDRIGDFCWYVHGIWLLPVQVALALVILYRNLGAAPSFAALFATILVMVSNTPLANMQESLHSKIMESKDSRIKATSETLKSMRVLKLHSWEPTFLKKILQLRETERGWLKKYLYTCSAVAFLFWASPTLVSVVTFGVCIVLKTPLSSGTVLSALATFRILQEPIYNLPELISMVAQTKVSVDRIHDIICEQENLLSAKQLPSEDSNIAVELEQGEYSWAENNQYFESFKVKISDKIRIRKGYKVAICGSVGSGKSSLLCSILGEIPKISGNNIKVYGSRAFVPQSAWIQTGTIRENILFGKELNMTLYENVVEGCALTRDIEMWADGDLSVVGERGMNLSGGQKQRIQLARAIYNESDVYFLDDPFSAVDAHTGAHMFKKCMMELLSTKTVIYVTHQLEFLEASDLVLVMKNGRIVQSGKYRDLIAETTGELVTQMDAHSKSLNQVKPPKKFYKSFSSKGFVQENQTEDEVIEEVHNICHRDVSQEKSQQEETETGRVKWHVYSTFATCAYKGALVPLILLCQVLFQALQMASNYWIAWGTEEEDRVSKDKLIGIFALMSGGSSIFILGRAVLLSTIAIETAQRLFEGMITSVFRAPLSFFDSTPSSRILNRSSTDQSIVDTDIPYRLAGLAFALIQLLSIVVLMSNVAWQISILFLVVLAISVWYQAYYITTARELARMVGIRKAPILHHFSESISGASTIRCFNQEDRFLNRNISLINDYSRVAFHNSSTMEWLCVRINFLFNLVFFLLLVILVNLPRSAIDPSLAGLAATYGLNLNVLQAWVIWNLCNVENKMISVERILQYTKVPSEAPLVIESSRPEPNWPANGKIELQNLHVQYTPSLPRVLKGITCTFHGQKKIGVVGRTGSGKSTLIQALFRVVEPTEGQILIDGVNISSMGLQDLRSRLSIIPQDPTLFQGTMRSNLDPLQQHSDHEIWEVLNKCQLAEGVRQDQRQLDAPVAEDGENWSVGQRQLVCLARVLLQKRRILVLDEATASVDTATDNVIQKTIRKETSECTVITVAHRIPTVIDNDLVLVLDEGKILEYDSPAQLLKDSSSAFSNLVAEFMRRSSKE